The genomic stretch CCATGGCCGTGGCCGCATAAGTTCCGGCAAATCCGGCGACGCCCAGGGCCAGCAGCAGCGCCGAGAGCTGCGGCAGGTTTGGGTCCGTCCGGCTTTCCAGGAACGGGCGCAAGTAGGTGAAGGTCGCGAAGGCACCGCCGAAGGTGAGCATGACACCTGCCATGCCCACCGCGACATGGGGTCGCTTCAGCAGTGCGACGACGTGCCGCGCCGGGATAGGGGCCTGCCTCGGGAGTCGCGGAAGGCTGCGCCACTGCCACACCAGGTTGAACGCGGCGAACGGAACGAGTGCCCAGAACACGCCACGCCAGCCGATCACGCCCCCCAGGTAGCTTCCCATCGGGGCGGCCAGGGCCGTGGCCGCGGCGTTACCCATGTACAGGACCCCCAATGCCTTGGGAACGTCAGCCTTGGGCACCAGGCGCATGACGGTCGCGGTCGACAGCGCCCAGAATCCGCCGATCGTGACACCCAGCAGCGCACGGGCGCTCATCAGCGTCGCGAAGTTCGGCGCCAGCGCGATCACGACGAGCGAAGCGAGCATCAGCGCGGTCAGGCTGGCGAGCACCTGTCGGCGGTCGAAGCGGCTTGCGACCGTGGGAACCAAGAGACTGGTGACAACGGCGAACAGGCCGGAGATCGAAATCGCCTGGCCCGCCATCCCGTCCGTCGCAGAGAGATCCCTGGCGATGGGCGTGAGCAGGCTGACCGGCATGAACTCCGAGGCAATCAGAAGCGCCACGCACATCGTCATGGAGCCGACCGCGCTCCAGGCGCGTCGATCGGGGCGGCCAACGCTTATCAGGCTGGTGTTCATGTTCATGCTTGGAAGTTGGTGCAGCGCGCCTGCTCCGGCCGCGCAGGGGCAGGCGGCCTCGGAGCGATGCTCGAAAGCCTCAGGGATGAGGGGGTGTCCTGCGCCGCGTGGTGCCGGGAGCCCGCTCTCGCGGGAGGCCGATCTGGCGCTATCTCAGGCTCTGCTTGAAGAAGGCGTCCAGCCTGTCGAATGGGATCTTCTTCAGGTCGTCATACAGGTCGACGTGATCGGCATCCGGGACGAGGACCAGTTCCTTCGGGTTGGATGCCGCCTTGTACACGTCTTCAGAGTAGTAGCGCGAGTGCGCATTCGCGCCATGCACGAGCATGATCGGGCGAGGCGCGATCATGTCGATGTTCGCTGCCATCGGAAACTCGAAGAACGAGACCGGCGTTGTGGCCGTCCACGCCGTGGTGGAGTTGATGGACCTGGCGTGGAAGCCGCGCGGCGTCCGGTAGTAGTTGAAGAACGCCGTCAGGACCGGGTCCGCATCGGCCGGCAGTCTCTCTGGAAGCACGCGGGTGCCCTTGACGATCTGTCCATTGCTGTCGAACGGAACTTCGTGGTAGCCCAGCGCGTACGTGCCGGTCTCGGCATCCGCCCAGCGCTGCTGGCTCAAATGGTCGATCACCTTGTGGCGTTGCTCTAGCGTATAGCTGTTCTTGTAGCTGCGGCTCATGCTGCGCGACATGTCGTACATCGAAGCCGTCGCCACTGCTTTGATCCGGGAATCGCCGGTGGCCGCGGTCAGCGCCATCCCGCTCAGGCCGCAGATCCCGACCGCACCGACGCGATCGCGGTCGACGTCACGAAGCAAGCCGACGTGATCGACGGCGGCGCTGAAGTCCTCGGTGAAGAATTCGGCCGAGGCCACGTTGCGCACCTCACCTCCGCTCTCGCCGGTGAAGGACGGGTCGAACGCCAGGGTGACAAAACCTCGCTCAGCGAGCGTTTGGGCGTAAAGGCCCGACACCTGCTCCTTCACGGCACCGAACGGGCCACTGACCACCAGCGCCGGCAGCTTCTCGCTACCACGATTGCGCGGCCTGTACAGGTCAGCAGCAAGGGTGATCCCGAACCGGTTCTTGAACGTCACCTTCTGATGAGCCACCTGGGGACTCTGTGGGAAGGTCTTGTCCCATTGTGTGGTCAATGCCATGTTGCTGTTGGATCGGTTGAGGGGAGTTGCCGCGGCAGCGGGCGCTCCCAACAAGGGAGCGGTTCCGAGGGCGAGGCCAGCTTGCAGCGTCCTGCGACGCGAGACATTCGAGAGCGGCATGTGGTTTCCTTTCCATCGTCGAGGGACATGCCCCTTGCGTCTGTCTATTGCGGGGCGACTGTCTTCGGCTATGGGTGGCAGTTTGCCCACCGCTCGCGTGCATGACTAGATAATGAATGCTGAAAACGTCTAGTAGGCAGGCTAATCAATCTGAGGGCAAACCGCATGGCCAGGAGGAACCTGAATGATCTGTTCGGCTTCGTGACCGTCGCCCGCGAGGGCAGTTTCACGCGCGCCGCCGCGAGCCTGGGCGTCACCCAATCGGCGCTGAGCCAGTCCATCCGTGGACTGGAGGAGCGTCTGCAGATCCGGCTGCTGACGCGGACGACGCGCAGCGTGGCCACGACGGCCGCGGGCGAACGACTGATGCGGGCCATCGGACACCGCTTCGACGAGATCGAATCCGAACTCGAGGCATTGACCGCATTGCGGGACAAGCCGGCGGGCACGGTACGCATCACCTGCGGCGATCACGTGCTGCACAGCCTGCTGCTGCCCAAGCTTGCGTCGGTGCTGCGCGAGTACCCGGAGATCACGCTCGAGTTCGACGTGAACTACGGCTTTCGCGACATCGTGGCGGACCGCTTTGACGCCGGTGTGCGGATGGGAAACACCATCGACAAGGACATGATCGCTGTCCCGATAGGGCCGTCGCTGCGGATGGCCGTGGTCGCTTCGCCGCGCTATTTCGCCGAGCATCCGCCTCCGAAGATGCCTCAGGACCTCACCGCGCATCGCTGCATCAATCAGCGCATGCTGACCTCGGGTGGCCTGTACGTCTGGGACTTCGAACGGCGGGGCCGTAAGGTGAACGTGCGCGTCGACGGGCCCCTGATCTTCAACACGTCGCCGCCGCAGGTGGACGCTGCCCTCGCCGGTCTCGGGATCGCCCTGCTGCCTGAAGACGAAGTCATGTCGCACATCGTCGCCGGGCGGCTGTTCCGCGTGCTGGAAGACTGGTGCCCGAAGTTTGCTGGCTACCACCTCTACTACCCGAGCCGGCGACAACCTTCTCCTGCCTTTTCCCTTGTGGTCGAGGCGCTGCGCTTGCGCCCCTGATCTCGAGGGCAACGAAGCGAGCACAGAAGGAAGCTCGCCTTGCTAGGCCATGGCAAGCATTCCTGCTATCTCTGACAGATGCGACATGGTATCGATGTCAGAACAATGGCGGGCCCGACAGTAACGAGAGGACTTGCGCGACGCCAGGCTTCGGAGAACGCCGCCCGCGCTACGAAAACACATGGTGTCAGCATCAAGACCGGGCGCGAAGCACGGCGAGAGTTCGTGCACGCGCACCGCCAGGACACGCAACGGTATTGCCCTGCCTCCTTGGCCTACGCGTTCAGTGAAGCCGACGTCTGCTCTTCCCAAGCGTGGGGCGCGGCAATGACGGTCTCCCTTCCGCTTCTCGGGCTGGCCATCGTTGCCGTTTGGCTTCCGAAACAGCTCACCGGCATCCCGCTCTGGCTCCCGCTCTTCGCCGCTGCGGTCGTCAGCGGCGTCTTCGAAGGGGTCCTGGGGGCACCGGCTGTTGTCGCGTTGGTTGCACTTTCAGCCGCAACACTTGCTGCTCAGCGCGTCAGCAGGCGGGCCGTTGCAGTGGCGCTGCAGATCCTCGTGGCGCTCGGTGCACTGGCGCTCGCCATGCATGCCATCCCGGGCTTCAATAATCCGGTGTTGGCCGATCAGGTTCGCATCAGTCCAGATGCCGCACCGTACACGTTGCGAGCCAACTTCGACAAGGGAACTGCAGGACTTTTGCTGCTGGTGTTGTTCACCACCCCGATCGCCTCGCTCGAACAGTGGCGCCGGGTCCTGCCGCCGACGCTGCTTGGAGCCGTCGCCACCGCCTCCATCGTGATCGGCATCGCGCTCGTGATCGGTTATGTACGCCCCGACGCCAAGGTGCCCGAGATGGCA from Caldimonas brevitalea encodes the following:
- a CDS encoding MFS transporter; protein product: MNTSLISVGRPDRRAWSAVGSMTMCVALLIASEFMPVSLLTPIARDLSATDGMAGQAISISGLFAVVTSLLVPTVASRFDRRQVLASLTALMLASLVVIALAPNFATLMSARALLGVTIGGFWALSTATVMRLVPKADVPKALGVLYMGNAAATALAAPMGSYLGGVIGWRGVFWALVPFAAFNLVWQWRSLPRLPRQAPIPARHVVALLKRPHVAVGMAGVMLTFGGAFATFTYLRPFLESRTDPNLPQLSALLLALGVAGFAGTYAATAMVPRHLYRMLRGLPLALAAVTLLLLPTGHLLWAVGCTMAVWGTLNSAIPVTWSNWLALGVSDEPEAGGGLMVAAIQLAIMLGAALGGFLLDHVSIAATFAGGTALLVLASLAVGNGRRLQGARGTRGTTDA
- a CDS encoding alpha/beta hydrolase is translated as MPLSNVSRRRTLQAGLALGTAPLLGAPAAAATPLNRSNSNMALTTQWDKTFPQSPQVAHQKVTFKNRFGITLAADLYRPRNRGSEKLPALVVSGPFGAVKEQVSGLYAQTLAERGFVTLAFDPSFTGESGGEVRNVASAEFFTEDFSAAVDHVGLLRDVDRDRVGAVGICGLSGMALTAATGDSRIKAVATASMYDMSRSMSRSYKNSYTLEQRHKVIDHLSQQRWADAETGTYALGYHEVPFDSNGQIVKGTRVLPERLPADADPVLTAFFNYYRTPRGFHARSINSTTAWTATTPVSFFEFPMAANIDMIAPRPIMLVHGANAHSRYYSEDVYKAASNPKELVLVPDADHVDLYDDLKKIPFDRLDAFFKQSLR
- a CDS encoding CPBP family intramembrane glutamic endopeptidase; its protein translation is MTVSLPLLGLAIVAVWLPKQLTGIPLWLPLFAAAVVSGVFEGVLGAPAVVALVALSAATLAAQRVSRRAVAVALQILVALGALALAMHAIPGFNNPVLADQVRISPDAAPYTLRANFDKGTAGLLLLVLFTTPIASLEQWRRVLPPTLLGAVATASIVIGIALVIGYVRPDAKVPEMAPYFLAINLLFTCIPEEAFFRGLLQERISSSRLGQAAGVWLPVAASTLLFGVVHFGGGPVFLALATVAGLGYSLAYQVTRRIEVAILVHFGVNAIHFFGFTYPYLGR
- a CDS encoding LysR family transcriptional regulator, which gives rise to MARRNLNDLFGFVTVAREGSFTRAAASLGVTQSALSQSIRGLEERLQIRLLTRTTRSVATTAAGERLMRAIGHRFDEIESELEALTALRDKPAGTVRITCGDHVLHSLLLPKLASVLREYPEITLEFDVNYGFRDIVADRFDAGVRMGNTIDKDMIAVPIGPSLRMAVVASPRYFAEHPPPKMPQDLTAHRCINQRMLTSGGLYVWDFERRGRKVNVRVDGPLIFNTSPPQVDAALAGLGIALLPEDEVMSHIVAGRLFRVLEDWCPKFAGYHLYYPSRRQPSPAFSLVVEALRLRP